Part of the Rhizobiales bacterium NRL2 genome is shown below.
CCAGGATGGTCTGGCCGGGCTTCGCGTTCTGCAGCGCCTTCGAGAGCATGATCAGCGCATGGGCCGCGCCGGCCTCGCCCATCACGGCGTGCAGGCTGTCCTGCACCGCCTCGTCCCTGATGCCGGCGCCCTTGGCGATCTTCTGCGCCACGCCGCGGATCAGCGCCGGCATGATCATCATGTCGATGTCGGAGCCGGCGACGCCGGTCTTGTCCAGCAGGGCCTGCACCGCCGGCGGCACGATCTTGAAATAGCCCTCGTCGCGGATCCAGCGCTCCTCCCAGTTGTAGTCGTAGGACCGGTTCTGGCCGCGGTAATGGTCGACGAAGTCCGTGGAGATCTGATGCGAACCGAGATACTCGGCGACCACGTTGTCGCTGCCCAGCAGCAGCGCCGCGGCGCCGTCGCCCATCTGCAGTTCCTGCGCGCCCGACGCCGCGGTCTCGCGGGTATCGGCGGCGACGTAGAGCACCTGGCCGTCGCGCCCCTCGACGTTCTCCAGTGCCTCGATCAGGCCCGAGGTGCCGGCGCGCTGCGACGAGGTCATGTCGACGGTGCGCAGGTTCTCCCCCAGCTGCAGCGCCGTCGCCGCGACGGTCGCGTTCTGACGGTCGGCGAAGGGCATGGTGGTGGACGCGAAGTACAGCGCGCGCAGATCGGACGGGGCCGTCTCGCCCAGGCAGTCCCGGGCCGCCTCGACAGCCATGGTCAGGCTGTCCTCGTCCCAGTTGCACATGGACCGCTCGCCCTTCGCCAGTCCAGCCAGCGCCGGGTTGAACCAGCCATTCGCCTCAACGACCGCCTTGCGCTGCAGCCGAAGCCGCGGCAC
Proteins encoded:
- a CDS encoding 3-hydroxy-3-methylglutaryl CoA synthase, with the protein product MAGITGFGGYVPRLRLQRKAVVEANGWFNPALAGLAKGERSMCNWDEDSLTMAVEAARDCLGETAPSDLRALYFASTTMPFADRQNATVAATALQLGENLRTVDMTSSQRAGTSGLIEALENVEGRDGQVLYVAADTRETAASGAQELQMGDGAAALLLGSDNVVAEYLGSHQISTDFVDHYRGQNRSYDYNWEERWIRDEGYFKIVPPAVQALLDKTGVAGSDIDMMIMPALIRGVAQKIAKGAGIRDEAVQDSLHAVMGEAGAAHALIMLSKALQNAKPGQTILVIGWGQGCDLMLFRATDAIGKFKPSLGGVEGYLKRKREETNYNRYLAFNDLIDRDKGIRAEVDAQTALTTLYRKRDMVLGFVGGKCTKCGTVQYPKSHICVNPNCGAWKSQEPYRFADVPCTVQSWTADGLTYSPDPPTHFGMVTFEGGGRLMADLTDVDKGDVEVGMPLRMVFRIKVEDERRGFKKYFWKAAPDHRKV